In Streptomyces sp. DG2A-72, one genomic interval encodes:
- a CDS encoding putative baseplate assembly protein: MSDACSCGGACGGHDERLAPAPLHNPPGRTALDYRVGEYGSFLAALLDRLASPAYPALDGLTVRTPDDPAIGLLDATAVLGDLLTFHSERIADEAYVRTANEHRSLVLLGRLVGHRPRPGVAAATHVAYTLERDPRAETLPAVIPRGARSHSVPASADEQSQTFETSRDLVARWDWNELKVRRRRPSLVTPADLERRSELFVEGTGNSLRTGDQLLFVFGERAGGERTLLPVAKTRVDRDDEITAISLPKSAPPTLKELVDEVRRWTAEPAGPGEPGDEPPTPEVPNPRPVSRLIEDFEDQVLAPLRAGLGDVKTPEQLAGRLVEPVARLGEAQVLATPYEDVAEWFAQLEAVLAELGERALELAPAQTVESGGLAGAAPSGLVAPRGGAAYRYSPAPLEGDSRAAALKALSAVLPALRPAAPAHSSAQRQAADPARLLSALNPGLYPAWRTAAVHGTPQLLRDLLVMRVTAAPFGATAPLKPVQDERGRVIRTADWPLTGAALTSLRIVYDTAGKVPVRGEFQYVEGSSSDQRAENLPVPQFVNFPLGPGQVELRVRAGQDRDLNWLNRRPADSQEPGVTVRMHSGLPERTLHVSRPDNDGLVHVGINNGTAEEVALRPGGSEQFTHGEYEVSVRYTVGTAEPNVEVVIASKPQPINRRVLQLDSVHTGITVGSWVAVQRPKKGAEGGLPGDEKLSFVTTQVVAVRTAAYTNYGITGRGTELTLADPWLDEFDVLLSHIRDTTVHAAGEPLRLADEPLAEDVYGNEIELAQLYDGLQPGRTLIVTGERTDIPGVAGVTATEVVTIAAADPAVDPQLPGDHVHTALTLTADLAHRYRRATVRVLGNVVEVTHGESREEAIGSGDSDRVNQTFALWQTPLTWLADDNPLGATPVLEIRIDGVLWHEVDSLAGRGPNERVYITGSTADGRTTVSFGDGIHGARLPSGHENVRARYRFGTGKAANVAADRITQPLTRPLGVTAVTNPRPATGGSDADGPGLTRRTIPLAVSALDRLVSTPDYEDFARSRAGVGRAAARELFDGRRRVVHVTVAGTDDVPLGEETLQPLRAALTEYGDLGLPVRVDVRELVLLVVAAKVKVAPDHAWQIVEPRLRQALLRRLGYEGRELAQPARLSDILATAHTVPGVDYVDVDVFTGVPASATPDRLAELLTRPGAPRTSVPAHPATYDETVHTVRADDGETLSAIAARYGIPLAELLRLNPDITDTRRLPKGRPVFVFRGIRPAQLALLSPRAADTLILTEVK, translated from the coding sequence ATGAGCGACGCGTGCTCCTGCGGCGGCGCATGCGGCGGCCACGACGAGCGCCTAGCCCCCGCCCCGCTCCACAACCCACCCGGCCGCACCGCGCTGGACTACCGCGTCGGCGAGTACGGCTCCTTCCTGGCCGCCCTGCTCGACCGGCTCGCCTCACCCGCGTACCCGGCGCTCGACGGCTTGACCGTCCGCACCCCCGACGACCCGGCGATCGGCCTGCTCGACGCCACCGCCGTCCTGGGCGACCTGCTCACCTTCCACTCGGAGCGGATCGCCGACGAGGCGTATGTCCGTACGGCGAACGAGCACCGGTCGCTGGTGCTGCTCGGGCGGCTCGTCGGCCACCGTCCGCGCCCCGGCGTCGCGGCGGCCACCCACGTCGCCTACACCTTGGAGCGCGACCCGCGCGCCGAGACGCTGCCGGCGGTCATCCCGCGCGGCGCGCGCAGCCACAGCGTGCCGGCGTCCGCCGACGAGCAGTCCCAGACGTTTGAGACCAGCCGTGATCTGGTGGCGCGCTGGGACTGGAACGAGCTGAAGGTACGTCGGCGTCGGCCGTCGCTGGTGACCCCAGCGGATCTGGAGCGCCGGTCGGAGTTGTTCGTCGAGGGCACGGGGAACTCCCTCCGGACCGGAGACCAGTTGCTGTTCGTGTTCGGTGAACGGGCGGGCGGGGAGCGGACGTTGCTGCCGGTCGCCAAGACGCGGGTCGACCGGGACGACGAGATCACCGCGATCTCGCTGCCGAAGTCGGCGCCGCCGACGCTGAAGGAACTTGTGGACGAGGTACGGCGGTGGACCGCTGAGCCTGCCGGGCCGGGCGAGCCCGGTGATGAGCCGCCTACTCCGGAGGTTCCCAATCCGCGTCCGGTCAGTCGGCTGATCGAGGACTTCGAGGATCAGGTTCTTGCGCCGTTGCGGGCGGGTCTGGGTGATGTGAAGACGCCGGAACAGCTCGCGGGGCGGCTTGTTGAGCCGGTTGCGAGGCTTGGTGAGGCGCAGGTTCTGGCTACGCCGTATGAGGACGTGGCGGAGTGGTTTGCTCAGTTGGAGGCGGTGCTCGCGGAACTTGGTGAGCGGGCCTTGGAGTTGGCGCCTGCGCAGACGGTTGAGTCGGGTGGTTTGGCGGGTGCGGCGCCGTCTGGGCTGGTCGCGCCCCGCGGCGGAGCCGCATATCGATACAGCCCCGCGCCCCTTGAGGGCGATTCTCGTGCCGCCGCTCTGAAAGCCCTGAGCGCCGTACTGCCCGCCCTGCGTCCCGCCGCCCCGGCCCACAGCAGTGCCCAACGCCAAGCCGCCGACCCTGCCCGGCTGCTCTCCGCGCTCAACCCCGGTCTCTATCCGGCCTGGCGCACCGCCGCCGTCCACGGCACGCCCCAACTCCTCCGCGACCTCCTCGTCATGCGCGTCACCGCGGCCCCCTTCGGCGCCACGGCTCCGCTCAAGCCGGTGCAGGACGAGCGGGGGCGGGTGATCCGTACGGCGGACTGGCCGCTCACCGGGGCGGCGCTGACCAGCCTGCGCATCGTGTACGACACGGCGGGGAAGGTGCCGGTCCGGGGGGAGTTCCAGTACGTCGAGGGCAGCAGCTCCGATCAGCGTGCCGAGAATTTGCCCGTGCCGCAGTTCGTGAACTTCCCGCTGGGCCCGGGGCAGGTCGAGCTGAGGGTCCGCGCCGGGCAGGACAGGGACCTGAACTGGCTCAACCGCCGGCCCGCCGACTCCCAGGAGCCGGGCGTCACCGTCCGGATGCACTCGGGTCTGCCCGAGCGCACCCTGCATGTGTCGCGTCCCGACAACGACGGCCTCGTTCACGTCGGCATCAACAACGGCACGGCCGAGGAGGTCGCCCTGCGGCCGGGCGGCAGCGAGCAGTTCACCCACGGTGAGTACGAGGTGAGCGTGCGCTACACGGTGGGCACCGCCGAGCCCAACGTCGAGGTGGTCATCGCCAGCAAGCCGCAGCCCATCAACCGCCGTGTACTGCAGCTCGACTCCGTCCACACCGGCATCACGGTCGGCAGCTGGGTCGCCGTCCAGCGCCCCAAGAAGGGCGCCGAGGGCGGCCTCCCCGGCGACGAAAAGCTGTCGTTCGTCACCACCCAGGTGGTCGCCGTCCGCACGGCCGCGTACACCAACTACGGCATCACCGGCCGCGGCACCGAACTCACCCTCGCCGACCCCTGGCTGGACGAGTTCGACGTCCTGCTCTCCCACATCCGCGACACCACCGTGCACGCCGCGGGAGAGCCACTGCGCCTGGCCGACGAGCCCCTCGCCGAGGACGTGTACGGCAACGAGATCGAACTCGCGCAGTTGTACGACGGGTTGCAGCCGGGGCGCACGCTGATCGTCACCGGCGAGCGCACCGACATCCCGGGCGTGGCCGGTGTCACCGCCACCGAGGTCGTCACCATCGCCGCGGCCGACCCGGCCGTGGACCCGCAGTTGCCCGGCGACCACGTCCACACCGCGCTGACCCTCACCGCCGACCTCGCCCACCGCTACCGGCGCGCGACCGTCCGCGTCCTCGGCAACGTCGTCGAGGTCACCCACGGCGAGAGCCGCGAGGAGGCGATCGGCAGCGGCGACTCGGACCGGGTGAACCAGACGTTCGCGCTCTGGCAGACCCCGCTCACCTGGCTCGCCGACGACAACCCCCTCGGCGCCACGCCGGTGCTGGAGATCCGGATCGACGGGGTGCTCTGGCACGAGGTCGACAGCCTCGCCGGACGCGGCCCGAACGAGCGGGTCTACATCACCGGCAGCACCGCGGACGGCCGGACCACCGTCTCCTTCGGCGACGGCATCCACGGCGCCCGCCTGCCCAGCGGCCACGAGAACGTCCGCGCCCGCTACCGCTTCGGCACCGGCAAGGCCGCCAACGTCGCCGCCGACCGCATCACCCAGCCCCTCACCCGGCCGCTCGGCGTCACCGCGGTCACCAACCCCCGCCCCGCGACCGGCGGTTCGGACGCGGACGGGCCCGGCCTGACCCGCCGTACGATCCCCCTCGCGGTCTCGGCCCTGGACCGGCTGGTGTCCACGCCGGACTACGAGGACTTCGCCCGCTCCCGCGCCGGCGTCGGCCGGGCCGCCGCACGGGAACTCTTCGACGGGCGGCGGCGCGTCGTGCACGTGACGGTCGCGGGCACGGACGACGTGCCGCTCGGCGAGGAGACGCTCCAGCCACTGCGGGCCGCCCTCACCGAGTACGGCGACCTGGGCCTGCCGGTCCGCGTCGACGTCCGCGAGCTGGTCCTGCTCGTCGTCGCGGCCAAGGTGAAGGTCGCTCCCGACCACGCCTGGCAGATCGTGGAGCCGCGCCTGCGTCAGGCACTGCTGCGCCGACTCGGCTACGAGGGGCGGGAGTTGGCGCAGCCCGCCCGGCTCTCCGACATCCTGGCCACGGCGCACACCGTGCCCGGCGTCGACTACGTGGACGTCGATGTCTTCACCGGCGTCCCCGCGTCCGCCACCCCGGACCGGCTCGCCGAGCTGCTCACCCGCCCCGGCGCCCCGCGGACGAGCGTGCCGGCGCACCCGGCGACGTACGACGAGACGGTCCACACCGTCCGAGCCGACGACGGCGAGACCCTGAGTGCCATAGCGGCGCGCTACGGCATCCCACTCGCCGAACTCCTGCGCCTCAACCCCGACATCACCGACACCCGGCGCCTGCCGAAGGGCCGGCCGGTGTTCGTCTTCCGCGGTATCCGCCCGGCGCAGCTCGCGCTGCTGTCGCCGAGGGCCGCGGACACCCTGATCCTGACGGAGGTCAAGTGA
- a CDS encoding GPW/gp25 family protein — translation MSPRTHPRSDIAFPFRPDRRGRTAHARHGDHVHDLIEQLLFTSPGERVMRPDFGCGLLDLVFAPASPELISTLELSVQASLQRWLGDLIDVEALDVVSEDHVVRVNLSYALRSDGTRRDDVFEGRATA, via the coding sequence ATGAGCCCACGCACCCACCCCCGCAGCGACATTGCCTTCCCCTTCCGCCCCGACCGTCGGGGCCGCACCGCGCATGCCCGGCACGGGGACCATGTCCACGACCTGATCGAGCAGTTGCTGTTCACCAGCCCCGGGGAGCGCGTGATGCGCCCCGACTTCGGGTGCGGGCTGCTGGATCTGGTGTTCGCGCCGGCCAGCCCCGAGCTGATCAGCACCCTCGAACTCTCCGTCCAGGCATCCCTCCAGCGCTGGCTGGGCGACCTCATCGACGTGGAGGCCCTCGACGTGGTCAGCGAGGACCACGTCGTCCGCGTGAACCTGTCGTACGCCCTGCGCTCCGACGGGACCCGCCGCGACGACGTCTTCGAAGGGAGGGCCACCGCATGA
- a CDS encoding putative baseplate assembly protein, with product MTHTTTPRRAKVRAAQLNGVDAVEVSDDGLLLTVTFLGKAPHGIGPENVRIDGGRRITGITAVDVSVEREEDPELDDRLYVTLDRAGDTSRYRFALVETDPYGRPGTEPYRGFDQRYHSAAFSFRPDCPTPFDCKEDGDETPDFPDAPVVDYTARDYDTIRKLLLDRLALTTPDWVERNPADLGMTLVELLAYTGDQISYQQDAVATEAYLDTARRRVSVRRHVRLIDYAMHDGCTARAYVAVETAGDHTLAPGTYRFASVDVRTLDPHDRPEPGTVIGEADLGDLDERGSVEVFEPVVTADPLELRVAHNAIRLWTWGGEVCTLPKGATSATLRDEWQDPETCRDRQLDLKPGDLLILEEVKGPRTGTPGDQDPAHRQAVRLTSVTPAVDRIEDQPVLEVTWATEDALRFSLCLTTRGGRDCLPVEDVSLARGNVVLVDHGRSLTGLPETVTVPQEPAVVAPCDPPAFGCHDREEGNAPARLINSLTDKTEEGQALTPDDVRELFEVVGEATTVRAGLGLERAGQRHERVVPGTAYAQAAALRTLLAQSVYPGIRPRFRPVLGRTPVTQAVPFPDPRTVSAGQAERIAAIPGRIRQRLVELWRSARDRDGLGDAEIAELAVVYGLKILERLELRLHPVRALRELLYRSDQLLDAKLQRVEVLAARARAGTVLDGHIAWEIAHSWGPSYAAGLHPDEPVLRGSATAGLAQDPRRALPAVRALEGDDTVWEPRRDLLDSGSRDRHFVGELEDDGRIALRFGDGRHGARPTPGSRLALHYRLGGGTAGNVGAEAVNHLVVQDDCEPPPAAVVRNPLPATGGTEPEPVEQARQLAPLDLRRTRLRAVTAEDYAALASALPGVQRAAAEIRWTGSLQEAHIAIDAYGTGAPLATLLASVEQALEPYRRIGHDLVVGPARLVPLDIVLTVCAKPGHQHGQILAELYRVLGSGRNGFFHPDALSFGEPVRLSRLVAVAAAVAGVESVRVTRLRRLFEQDRGEREDGVLRLGPLEIATCDNDPDRPENGLLAISLGGAR from the coding sequence ATGACGCACACGACAACTCCCCGGCGGGCCAAGGTCAGAGCCGCCCAGCTCAACGGAGTCGACGCCGTCGAGGTCAGCGACGACGGGCTGCTGCTCACCGTCACCTTCCTCGGCAAGGCCCCGCACGGCATCGGCCCGGAGAACGTCCGCATCGACGGCGGCCGCCGGATCACCGGGATCACCGCCGTCGACGTCAGCGTCGAACGCGAGGAGGACCCCGAGCTCGACGACCGGCTCTACGTCACCCTCGACCGGGCCGGCGACACCTCCCGCTACCGGTTCGCCCTCGTGGAGACGGACCCGTACGGCCGCCCGGGCACGGAGCCGTACCGCGGCTTCGACCAGCGCTACCACAGCGCGGCCTTCTCCTTCCGGCCCGACTGCCCAACTCCCTTCGACTGCAAGGAAGACGGCGACGAGACCCCGGACTTCCCGGACGCCCCCGTCGTCGACTACACGGCCCGCGACTACGACACCATCCGCAAGCTCCTCCTCGACCGGCTCGCCCTCACCACCCCCGACTGGGTCGAGCGCAACCCCGCCGACCTCGGCATGACCCTCGTCGAGCTGCTCGCGTACACCGGCGACCAGATCAGCTACCAGCAGGACGCGGTCGCCACCGAGGCCTATCTCGACACCGCGCGCCGCCGGGTCTCCGTACGCCGCCATGTCCGCCTCATCGACTACGCGATGCACGACGGCTGCACGGCCCGCGCCTACGTCGCCGTGGAGACCGCGGGCGACCACACGCTCGCCCCGGGCACCTACCGCTTCGCCTCCGTCGACGTCCGCACCCTCGACCCGCACGACCGGCCCGAGCCCGGCACGGTCATCGGCGAGGCCGACCTCGGCGACCTCGACGAACGCGGCTCGGTGGAGGTCTTCGAACCGGTCGTCACCGCCGACCCGCTGGAGCTGCGGGTAGCGCACAACGCGATCCGCCTGTGGACCTGGGGCGGCGAGGTGTGCACCCTGCCCAAGGGCGCCACGTCGGCCACGCTCAGGGACGAGTGGCAGGACCCGGAGACCTGCCGGGACCGCCAACTGGACCTGAAACCGGGTGACTTGCTGATCCTGGAGGAAGTGAAGGGCCCGCGCACCGGCACCCCCGGCGACCAGGACCCGGCCCACCGCCAGGCCGTACGCCTCACCTCCGTCACCCCGGCCGTCGACCGCATCGAGGACCAGCCGGTCCTGGAGGTCACCTGGGCCACCGAGGACGCCCTGCGCTTCTCGCTCTGCCTCACCACGCGCGGCGGCCGGGACTGCCTGCCCGTCGAGGACGTGAGCCTCGCCCGCGGCAATGTCGTCCTCGTCGATCACGGCCGCTCCCTGACCGGGCTCCCCGAGACCGTCACCGTGCCCCAGGAGCCCGCCGTGGTCGCCCCCTGCGACCCCCCGGCCTTCGGCTGCCACGACCGCGAGGAGGGCAACGCGCCCGCGCGGCTCATCAACTCCCTCACGGACAAGACGGAAGAGGGCCAGGCGCTCACGCCCGACGACGTCCGCGAACTGTTCGAGGTGGTCGGCGAGGCCACGACCGTACGCGCCGGACTCGGCCTGGAACGGGCGGGGCAGCGGCACGAGCGCGTAGTCCCCGGCACCGCGTACGCCCAGGCCGCCGCCCTGCGCACCCTGCTCGCCCAGTCCGTCTACCCGGGGATCCGGCCCCGCTTCCGGCCCGTCCTGGGCCGTACGCCCGTCACCCAGGCCGTCCCCTTCCCCGACCCGCGGACCGTGTCCGCGGGCCAGGCGGAGCGGATCGCCGCCATCCCCGGGCGGATACGGCAGCGGCTCGTCGAACTGTGGCGCAGCGCCCGGGACCGGGACGGGCTCGGCGACGCGGAGATCGCCGAACTCGCCGTCGTCTACGGCTTGAAGATCCTCGAGCGCCTGGAACTCCGCCTGCATCCGGTCCGGGCCCTGCGGGAACTGCTGTACCGCAGCGACCAGTTGCTCGACGCCAAGCTGCAGCGCGTCGAGGTGCTCGCGGCACGGGCCCGTGCGGGCACGGTCCTCGACGGCCACATCGCCTGGGAGATCGCGCACAGTTGGGGACCGTCGTACGCGGCCGGACTCCACCCCGACGAGCCGGTGCTCCGTGGCTCCGCGACCGCCGGGCTCGCGCAGGATCCGCGCCGCGCGCTGCCCGCCGTACGAGCCCTCGAAGGCGACGACACCGTCTGGGAGCCGCGCCGCGATCTGCTCGACAGTGGCTCCCGCGACCGGCACTTCGTCGGCGAACTGGAGGACGACGGCCGTATCGCGCTGCGCTTCGGCGACGGACGGCACGGGGCCAGGCCGACCCCCGGATCGCGCCTCGCCCTGCACTACCGGCTCGGCGGCGGCACCGCGGGCAACGTCGGCGCGGAGGCCGTCAACCACCTCGTCGTCCAGGACGACTGCGAGCCGCCACCGGCCGCCGTGGTCCGCAACCCGCTGCCCGCCACCGGCGGCACGGAACCCGAACCCGTCGAGCAGGCACGCCAGTTGGCCCCGCTCGACCTGCGCCGCACCCGGCTGCGCGCGGTCACCGCCGAGGACTACGCGGCCCTCGCCTCCGCCCTGCCCGGCGTGCAGCGGGCCGCAGCGGAGATCCGCTGGACCGGCAGCCTCCAGGAGGCACACATCGCGATCGACGCCTACGGCACCGGCGCCCCGCTGGCCACGCTGCTCGCCTCGGTCGAGCAGGCCCTGGAGCCGTACCGGCGCATCGGTCACGACCTCGTGGTCGGCCCGGCCCGGCTGGTCCCGCTCGACATCGTGCTGACCGTGTGTGCCAAGCCCGGTCACCAGCACGGCCAGATCCTGGCCGAGCTGTACCGGGTGCTGGGCAGCGGCCGCAACGGCTTCTTCCACCCCGACGCGCTCAGCTTCGGCGAACCCGTCCGGCTCAGCCGTCTGGTCGCCGTGGCCGCCGCGGTCGCGGGCGTGGAGAGCGTCCGGGTGACCCGGCTGCGGCGGCTGTTCGAACAGGACCGAGGAGAGAGGGAGGACGGCGTGCTGCGGCTCGGCCCGCTGGAGATCGCCACCTGCGACAACGACCCGGACCGGCCGGAGAACGGCCTGCTGGCGATATCCCTGGGAGGTGCCCGATGA
- a CDS encoding phage baseplate assembly protein V, translating into MAAANNRYMGKFRGRVIDNNDPLGIGRITVQVPDVLGDEPSTWALPCLPFTGEQAGQFVVPPKDAGVWVEFEQGDPSFPIWTGCWWGERTELPPTRNGSWRGRRP; encoded by the coding sequence ATGGCGGCAGCGAACAACCGGTACATGGGCAAGTTCCGGGGCCGGGTGATCGACAACAACGATCCCCTGGGCATCGGACGGATCACCGTCCAGGTCCCCGATGTGCTCGGCGACGAGCCCTCCACCTGGGCGCTGCCCTGCCTGCCGTTCACCGGCGAGCAAGCGGGGCAGTTCGTGGTGCCGCCGAAGGACGCCGGCGTGTGGGTCGAGTTCGAGCAGGGCGACCCCAGCTTCCCGATCTGGACGGGCTGCTGGTGGGGCGAGCGCACCGAGCTTCCCCCGACGCGCAACGGGAGTTGGCGCGGCCGTCGGCCCTGA